The genome window TCGAAATCGCCAAGGCCTTTCCATCGGCGGAGATCGTCGCCGTCGATTGGGCCGCCGTGTTGGAGCTGTCGAGGCAGAATGCGGTAAAAGCCGGCGTGGCCGACCGATACCGGACGATCGCCGGCAGTGCCTTCGATGTGGAGTGGGGGACGGGTTACGATCTCGTCCTGCTGCCGAATTTTCTGCACCACTTCGATGCGCCGACATGTGCTGAGCTGTTACGAAGGATCATCGCCAGCCTTGCAGGGGATGGTCGGATCGTCGCGGTCGATTTCGTGCCGAACGAAGATGGCGTGTCGCCGCCTTTTCCCGCGGCCTTCTCCTGGGAGATGCTCGCCAGCACGCCGGCGGGCCAAGCTTACACGCAAAGTGAGCTGACTGAGATGGCGAGACTGGTCGGCCTTGCCGGTGTCACGGTCAAACCGATGCCTCCAACGCCGGCAAGCCTCATTCTCTTTGAATAGCCGGTCGACAGTCGTCGCATCTTGAATAGGCTCGCCAGCACCGACGTATCGCGACCCGCCAGGATACGACCCAAAAAATTCTTCCGAACCGTTCTGGTGCTAGATGCAGATGCGCATCCTGCATCAAACCAGATCGTCGAGGTCGACGTCCAGAATCCGAGCGATCGCCTTCAATGCGTCCAGGGAGCCTTCCTTCTTTCCGGTCTCGATTTCCGAAAGATAGGGCTGTGAGAGCCCGGCCTTTTCGGCCAGCTCCTTGACGCTTATGCCGCGATGCTTGCGGAACACGCGGACAGGATCTTCGCCTGAAATCAGCGCCTTGACGACGTCTTCCGGCCAGGTCTCTTCGCCGGCATCGATGCGCGCCTTCGCGGCGCGCGCCTCGCTGAGGTCGACAAGGTCGCGGTAGTCTTCTTCGGAGAGCAGGACATAGCCCTTGCCGTCGATGGTCAGTGTCTGAATTTCACCCATGATGGTCTCCTATTCGTTATAGATGTCGCCACGCGGGCCGGTTTGATGACGATGACCTGCATGGTCTGATCGTCGATGATGACTCGATCCTGTCCGACGCGAATGCGAAAAAATTCGCTGCCTTGCAGTTTCTTGAGATCAACCGGCTCGCTGTTGGCGAAGGCTTCGACCTTGGCGACGATCGCGGCCGCGCGCTTCGGCTGCATCTTGCGGAGTGCCTTCGCGGCAGCCTTGCTGTAGGCGATCTTTTTCATAAGGGGAATATAGCTATTGGCGAATTCTGGCGCAATGGCAATATTGCTTATGGCGATATTTGCGAATTCCGCTCGGTCCTTGGACTCAAACTACCTGAATCGAGACTTGGCTCTGGCCGAAAGCGCGATCAGGAAGCTCGAAGCGAGAACAGAAATTCCCAACTGACACGAAATGTCCTGATCTAATGAGGGGGAAATTGATTGGCTGGGGAACCTGGACTCGAACCAAGATTAACGGAGTCAGAGTCCGTCGTTCTACCATTGAACTATTCCCCAGCAGTTGCCGCCGAAGCAGGGCTTGGCTGCTGTGCGGCGCTTATAACCAAAAGCGGGCGGATTGCAAATACCCGTTTTGAAAAAATTCGAGGCTGGGCGGAAGACGAAAAACCATCCCCGAATCCCCGTCCAAAAAAGAATTTGGCGATTTCGGCGGGCGCTGATATTCTTGCGGCAACGCAAAAATCGAATGAGCGCCTGCTGCATACCTCAGGACTTGCGCGGCGCGGTGGAAAAACAACGTGGAAGACCCCGAAGGCGGCGCAAAGCCGCAATTTGACGGGGCGTCGGCGGCAGGGCGCAAGGACGGCAAGAAGTCCAGGCGCCGTAAGGGCAAGCGTGGCGGGCAATCCCGCAACGCGGCTCATCCCGCTTCGCATGAGCCCTCCGGCGGTGCCGGACAGCCTGCGCGCCCGATGGAAGATGCAGCCGGCAATCCGGCCCGCAAGCGCAAGCGTCGCCGTCGTGGCGGTCATGGTGCTGCGCAAGGCGGTTCACCTCATCCCCATGCGATGGAGCAGACGCAAGCGGCGGGCAACCCCGCGCGGTCTGAAGGTGAGCCTCTGCCGAGCCGGCGCAACCGGCGCAAAAATCGTGGCAAGCGCGGTCTCCAGGGCCGGCCGCTGACGGCGGCAAAGCCTTCCCCGCCGCAGCAGGAAAGCCGCGCGGAAGAGACGGCGCGTACAGCCGTTCCGCGCGAAACGCCAAACGGCGCAGCCGCCAGCCGCAAGGGCCGCCAGGATAGCCATAGCAATCCCGGTTTTCAGGGGGATCGCCAGGCCGGTGACTATACATGGCCGGAAGAACTCTACGCCGCTCTCGACCTCGGCACCAACAATTGCCGCCTGCTCATTGCCCAGCCGACCCGCCCCGGTCAGTTCCGCGTCGTGGACGCCTTTTCCCGCATCGTGCGCCTCGGCGAAGGCCTTGCGGCAAGCGGCCGCCTGTCCGACGAGGCGATGGAGCGGGCGATCGAGGCGCTGCGGATCTGCGCCTCCAAGCTCAGGAACCGTGAGATCCGCCGCATGCGGCTGATCGCCACCGAAGCCTGCCGTCAGGCCGTCAACGGCGAAGAATTCCTCAGCCGGGTGGTTGCCGAAACCGGGCTCGAGTTGGAGATCATCGATCGCGAGACCGAGGCGCGGCTTGCCGTCTCCGGCTGCTCTTCGCTGGTCGGGCGCGAGACGCGCTCGGTCGTGCTCTTCGATATCGGCGGCGGTTCGTCGGAGATTGCCGTCATCCGCATTGGCGACAATCGCTTCAGCCGGCTTGCCAATCACATCACCCACTGGACCTCGCTGCCGGTCGGCGTCGTGACGCTGTCGGAGCGTCACGGCGGGCGTGACGTCACGCCGGAAGTCTTTGAGGGCATGGTGCGCGAGGTCGAGGGCATGCTCGTCAGTTTCGACTGCCCCGAGATCGAGATCGCCCAGACCGGCGACTTCCATCTGATCGGGACGTCGGGGACGGTGACGACGCTTGCCGGCGTGCATCTCGACCTGCCGCGTTATGACCGGCGCAGGGTCGACGGCATCTGGCTGTCCGACGACGAGGTCTCCGCCATGCAGGCAAAACTTCTCTCCTGGGATTTCGAAAGCCGCGCGGCCAATCCCTGCATTGGGCCTGACAGGGCCGATCTGGTGCTGGCCGGCTGCGCCATTCTCGAGGCGATCCGCCGCCGCTGGCCGAGCCCGCGGATGCGCGTTGCCGATCGCGGCTTGAGGGAAGGCCTGCTCACAGACATGATGGCCGATGACGGCGTGTGGCGGCGCAACCGCAACCGCCGCGGCCAACGGGCTAGATAGGGGAAGGCATGACCAAGGCACCGATCGCGGGAAACCGCACCGGCCGCAAGCTCGGCCAGCGCGTCAAGAACAAGAAGATGAAGGCCTCGTCGCGCCAATGGCTGCAGCGCCACATCAACGATCCCTATGTGCAGCGCGCCCAGCTTGAAGGTTATCGCGCCCGCGCCGCCTTCAAGCTGCTGGAAATCGACGAGAAATACCATATCCTGCGCGGCGCCAGGCGCATCATCGATCTCGGTGCGGCACCCGGCAGCTGGTCGCAGATCGCCGCCAAGGTCACCGGCTCGACGGATGAGGATATCCGCGTGGCCGCGATCGATTTCCTCGAAATGACCCAGCTGCCGGGCGTCAAGATTCTGCAACTCGATTTCCTCGATCCCAGCGCGCCGGAAAAGCTGCTGGAAGCGGTCGGCGGCGCGCCCGATCTTGTCATCTCGGACATGGCGGCACCGACCACCGGCCACCACCGCACCGATCATCTGCGCACCATGCATCTCTGCGAAGTCGCGGCGCATTTCGCCGTCGAGGTGCTGGGCGAGGGCGGACATTTCCTCACCAAGACCTTCCAGGGGGGCACCGAGCGTGAGCTGCTCGCCATGCTGAAGCAGAATTTCCGTCAGGTTGTTCATGTCAAGCCGAATTCGTCACGCGCCGAATCGGTCGAGATGTTCCTGCTCGCCAAGGGTTTCAAGGGCCGCAAGGCCGAAGGTGAAGCTGAGCAAGCTTGATCTTCCGGCCGGTGCTGACGGGGGATGGCGGTCTCTTGCATGACCGCCTTAAATCGGGATCGATTTAAGGATAAGGTTGTCGAGCAAATGAAAACGCCACAGCGTCCTTAGCGCGTCTGGAGAGACACGCGGCGATGCTGATCAGAGTTGATCCCATGCTTCTCTACGTCACGCTCGGAACCAACGATCTTTATCACGCGGGGCATTTTTACGATGCCGTTCTGCCGGTGCTCGGTTATCGCCGCCAGCACTATTCGGAGGAGGAAATCGGCTATTCCGCCGAGGGCGATGTGCGCTGCCGCTTCTGGGTGGTGACCCCCTTCAATCGCCGCAGGGCGACATCGGGCAATGGCGCCATGGTCGCCTTTGCGGCTGCAAGCCGGGCGGATGTCGATGCCTTCCATGCGGCGGCAATGGCGGCAGGCGGCGTGGATGAAGGCGGACCGGGCCTGCGCCCATACCATGCTCATTTCTATGCCGCCTATGTGCGCGATCTCGACGGCAACAAGCTCTGCGCCGTCTGTGAAAACCCTGAATAGATGACAGGTCTCTCTGACGCGCAAAGGCCGCTGCAGCACTAAGCTGCCATTGTGCAGCGGCCTATTTCACCACCGGCTGCTCTGCTTCAACAGTCGAGGTCGTCACGCGTCTCGGCCGGTGGCCGGAAACGAGCGCACCGGCATTGCGGTCCATCCTGATGAAGGGAATGGTCGCAATGACGGTCAGTCCGGCGATGATGTAGAAGGCAAGGTGGAAGTCGACGACATCAAGCGCTTCGCCCCTGATATAGATCGAGCTTTCCAGGATCGCGGCGGCGACCGCAACGCCGAGCGCCAGGCTGATCTGCTGCATCACCGAGCTCATCGATGTCGCCTGGCTGGCTTCCGCATCATCGATATCGGCAAAGGCAAGCGCATTGACGCCGGTGAACATGAAGGAGCGGGAGAAGCCGCCGAGCAGTAGCACGCCGATGATGACGAGATGCGGCGTCGCCGGCGTGAACAGGCCGGTGATAACGGTCACCAGCGTCGTCATCATGGCGGCGCCGAGCAGCGTCGTGCGGAAGCCGGCGGCGGCGAAGACGCGCTTTGCCATGAACTTGGTGGTGATCGCCCCGATCGCCCCGGCAAAGGTGATGAGGCCGGATTGGAACGGCGTCAGCCCGAAGCCGAGCTGCAGCATCAGCGGCGTCAGGAACGGCATGGCGCCGATGCAGATACGGAACAGCGTGCCGCCGAAGGTGGAGGCCCGGAAGGTCGGGTTCTTGAACAGGTTGAGGTTGAGGATCGGCGCCGGGTGGCGCTTCGCATGCCGCACGTAAAGGAAGCCGCAGGCCAGGCCGATCACGGTGGCGGTGACGCCGATGGCAGGCGGCAGGGCCGGCAGGCTGACCACCGACAGGCCGAAGACGACGCCGGCGGCTGAAAGCGAGGTCAGCACGAAACCGGTGAAATCGAGCTTCGGCGGCGCCGTCGCCTCGACCTCCGGCAGGAAGATCGTCGCCAGCCAGATACCGATAATGCCGACCGGCACGTTGATCAGGAAGATCCAGTGCCAGCTGAAATAGGTGGTGATGAAGCCGCCGAGCGGCGGACCGGTGAGCGGACCGACAAGGGCGGGAATGGTGAGCAGCGCCATGGCCGAAACCAGATCGCTGCGCTTCGTTGTGCGCACCAGCACCAGGCGGCCGACCGGCGTCATCATCGCGCCGCCCATGCCCTGCAGGAAGCGGGCAAACACGAATTCGACGAGATTGGACGAGGCGGCGCAGAAGATAGAGCCGATCACGAAGACCGAGATGGCAAGCCGGAAGATCTTCTTGGCGCCGAACCTGTCGGCCATCCAGCCGCTGACCGGAATGAACACCGCCAGCGCCACCATGTAGGAGGTCAGCGCCAGCTTCAGCGTGATCGGCCCGACATTGAGATCTCTGGCGATCGCCGGCAGCGCCGTTGCAATGACGGTCGAATCCATCTGTTCCATGAAGAGGGCGACGGCGAGGATCAGCGGGACGATGCGGTTCATAGGCGGGAGCCTTGATGGGGGAAGGCCCGTGCTGTTTAGTCCCACTTCAGGAGCCTGCCAATGCTCAAATCCGCTTCGATGACATGTTTGCTTCACGTCTGCGTGAGACGGCTTGTCCGACAAGATCGCCTATCAAAATTGACATATGTTTACTCTGCCGGGGCAAGAAATCCGGCGGGAAACGTCATCGAGGCGTGCGGCGACACACCGCAAGGCGGGGGAGAAGGGATATATGGCAGTTTCGACGCGACTGAAGCGGCGCACGTTTTTTGCAGCAGGGCTCAGCCTGCTGGCGGCGCCGGCAATTTTGAGAGAGAAGGCCGAAGCGGCCGCCACTGGAGAAAGCAGAAATATGGATGCAACGCCTTTGCCCGAAATCAATCAGTTCAAACTCGGTTCCTATAAGTTTACGGCCGTCCGCGACGGCACCAATGTCTCCGAAAAGCCCTATGAAACCTACGGCACCAATCAGGATTCGGACGCCGTCAGGGCATTGCTGACCGCAAACTTCCTGCCCGCCGACAAGCTGTTGAACGGCTATACGCCGGCCCTTGTCGATACCGGCTCGGATGTCATTCTCGTCGATACCGGCTTCGGCGAGGGCGGCCGCGCAAGGGGCAGCGGCAAGCTTGCCCAAGGCCTGAAAGCGGCTGGATATTCGGCCGACGACGTCACCATCGTCGCGCTGACCCATCTGCACGGCGATCATATCGGCGGCCTGATGGAGAACGGCGCGCCTGCCTTCAGGAATGCTCGCTATGTCGTCGGCCAGGCCGAGTATGATTTCTGGTCGGACAAGGCGCGTGAGGGCACACCGGCCGAAGGCGGCCACAAGGCGGTGCTCGCCAATGTGACGCCGCTTGCTGAAAAGACCGCCTTCATCAAGGACGGCGACAGCGTCGCCCCCGGCGTTACCGCGATGCTGGCCGCCGGCCACTCGCCGGGACATATGGTGTTCCACGTCGAATCCGAGGGAAAGCGGCTCGTTCTCACCGGCGATACGGCCAATCATTATATCCTGTCGCTGCTGCGCCCGGATTGGGAAGTCCGCTTCGACATGGACAAGGCGCAGGCGGCGGCCACCCGCCGCAAGGTTTTCGATATGATCGCGACCGACAAGATCGCCTTCCTCGGCTACCACATGCCGTTCCCGGCGGTCGGCTTCGTCGAGCGGCAGGATGGCGGTTATCGCTTCGTGCCGAAGACCTATCAGTTCGACATCTGATAGGGAGCCGCTCTCTGCGCAGCGACTTTCCCGGGAACGCGTGAAAACAAAGGGATAGGTCCTCTCCACGACGTGG of Rhizobium sp. BT04 contains these proteins:
- a CDS encoding helix-turn-helix domain-containing protein, producing the protein MGEIQTLTIDGKGYVLLSEEDYRDLVDLSEARAAKARIDAGEETWPEDVVKALISGEDPVRVFRKHRGISVKELAEKAGLSQPYLSEIETGKKEGSLDALKAIARILDVDLDDLV
- a CDS encoding RlmE family RNA methyltransferase, whose translation is MTKAPIAGNRTGRKLGQRVKNKKMKASSRQWLQRHINDPYVQRAQLEGYRARAAFKLLEIDEKYHILRGARRIIDLGAAPGSWSQIAAKVTGSTDEDIRVAAIDFLEMTQLPGVKILQLDFLDPSAPEKLLEAVGGAPDLVISDMAAPTTGHHRTDHLRTMHLCEVAAHFAVEVLGEGGHFLTKTFQGGTERELLAMLKQNFRQVVHVKPNSSRAESVEMFLLAKGFKGRKAEGEAEQA
- a CDS encoding Ppx/GppA phosphatase family protein; its protein translation is MEDPEGGAKPQFDGASAAGRKDGKKSRRRKGKRGGQSRNAAHPASHEPSGGAGQPARPMEDAAGNPARKRKRRRRGGHGAAQGGSPHPHAMEQTQAAGNPARSEGEPLPSRRNRRKNRGKRGLQGRPLTAAKPSPPQQESRAEETARTAVPRETPNGAAASRKGRQDSHSNPGFQGDRQAGDYTWPEELYAALDLGTNNCRLLIAQPTRPGQFRVVDAFSRIVRLGEGLAASGRLSDEAMERAIEALRICASKLRNREIRRMRLIATEACRQAVNGEEFLSRVVAETGLELEIIDRETEARLAVSGCSSLVGRETRSVVLFDIGGGSSEIAVIRIGDNRFSRLANHITHWTSLPVGVVTLSERHGGRDVTPEVFEGMVREVEGMLVSFDCPEIEIAQTGDFHLIGTSGTVTTLAGVHLDLPRYDRRRVDGIWLSDDEVSAMQAKLLSWDFESRAANPCIGPDRADLVLAGCAILEAIRRRWPSPRMRVADRGLREGLLTDMMADDGVWRRNRNRRGQRAR
- a CDS encoding VOC family protein — translated: MLLYVTLGTNDLYHAGHFYDAVLPVLGYRRQHYSEEEIGYSAEGDVRCRFWVVTPFNRRRATSGNGAMVAFAAASRADVDAFHAAAMAAGGVDEGGPGLRPYHAHFYAAYVRDLDGNKLCAVCENPE
- a CDS encoding DHA2 family efflux MFS transporter permease subunit, whose amino-acid sequence is MNRIVPLILAVALFMEQMDSTVIATALPAIARDLNVGPITLKLALTSYMVALAVFIPVSGWMADRFGAKKIFRLAISVFVIGSIFCAASSNLVEFVFARFLQGMGGAMMTPVGRLVLVRTTKRSDLVSAMALLTIPALVGPLTGPPLGGFITTYFSWHWIFLINVPVGIIGIWLATIFLPEVEATAPPKLDFTGFVLTSLSAAGVVFGLSVVSLPALPPAIGVTATVIGLACGFLYVRHAKRHPAPILNLNLFKNPTFRASTFGGTLFRICIGAMPFLTPLMLQLGFGLTPFQSGLITFAGAIGAITTKFMAKRVFAAAGFRTTLLGAAMMTTLVTVITGLFTPATPHLVIIGVLLLGGFSRSFMFTGVNALAFADIDDAEASQATSMSSVMQQISLALGVAVAAAILESSIYIRGEALDVVDFHLAFYIIAGLTVIATIPFIRMDRNAGALVSGHRPRRVTTSTVEAEQPVVK
- a CDS encoding MBL fold metallo-hydrolase yields the protein MAVSTRLKRRTFFAAGLSLLAAPAILREKAEAAATGESRNMDATPLPEINQFKLGSYKFTAVRDGTNVSEKPYETYGTNQDSDAVRALLTANFLPADKLLNGYTPALVDTGSDVILVDTGFGEGGRARGSGKLAQGLKAAGYSADDVTIVALTHLHGDHIGGLMENGAPAFRNARYVVGQAEYDFWSDKAREGTPAEGGHKAVLANVTPLAEKTAFIKDGDSVAPGVTAMLAAGHSPGHMVFHVESEGKRLVLTGDTANHYILSLLRPDWEVRFDMDKAQAAATRRKVFDMIATDKIAFLGYHMPFPAVGFVERQDGGYRFVPKTYQFDI